One stretch of Streptomyces sp. A2-16 DNA includes these proteins:
- a CDS encoding FHA domain-containing protein: MLSVIVGRTGPFTGQSVVLGEAPVTFGRKSDNDVIIVSVSASRFHAEIVTENDTYVLHDRGSRNGTFVNEQRVERHELTPGDTIRIGDETFLFETQEAVETVMDLSQMDLPRANAVVDPGVLRVTVSGGGPVGLAFALLLEEALSGRVAITVYDGRWVRSGTSVVWKDAAQGNVRRQQVVTVQSRQYLALTQEMQTAMFGDSGQFSEMWPLGPDSVDGRPPRNIRIAYIEDRLLELANRKSAIRLVPKRFDLTEQEHLIARDHVLVISEGGRSRTREHFADRFGMADASIYSLDGEHIQDVVLGLRVKSRLPDPMSVLLTVAQNRFLLNSLRGEGFLNMRLTREEARNVIGIDPVRQVFEECIAARPCLMSRHEDNEFACPTHGTLFLPALLRSSPLWKRILEGLRLFDVPEEDLSAITSFRLDMVQRPRFTAQLTRPTADRPGTYGFLLGDAANAIHFWPGRGLNSGVASAVSLARSLSRVWRGRPLRDADFIRHEAAMSMLQYRHKSRAWNAMVTTDERGVTRAIKDIIDGSMDGTAKPAGAGAVGRMPSVPAAVPVPGSAAGSGSGSWSGSGSGSGSAEAHLEVLLDRMRAIRERLAPRMPGLPDDNVLRAHLSKLSPATLRTLQESGAWDTLIVSGEEADIDIFYQQDAPVFVPAAPQPSQPRPDPRSSALLGPA; this comes from the coding sequence GTGCTGTCGGTCATCGTGGGACGCACCGGTCCGTTCACCGGTCAGAGCGTGGTTCTCGGAGAAGCTCCTGTGACGTTCGGGCGCAAGAGTGACAACGACGTCATCATCGTCAGCGTCAGCGCCTCCCGCTTCCACGCCGAGATCGTCACCGAGAACGACACGTACGTCCTTCACGACCGTGGTAGCAGGAACGGCACCTTCGTCAACGAACAGCGCGTCGAGCGGCACGAGTTGACGCCCGGCGACACCATACGCATCGGCGACGAGACTTTTCTGTTCGAGACCCAGGAAGCCGTGGAGACGGTCATGGACCTCTCCCAGATGGACCTGCCGCGCGCCAACGCGGTCGTGGACCCGGGAGTCCTCCGGGTCACGGTGAGCGGCGGTGGTCCCGTCGGCCTCGCGTTCGCGCTGCTGCTGGAGGAAGCGCTGTCCGGACGGGTCGCGATCACCGTCTACGACGGCCGGTGGGTCCGCAGCGGCACCTCCGTCGTCTGGAAGGACGCCGCCCAGGGCAACGTCCGCCGCCAGCAGGTCGTCACCGTCCAGAGCCGGCAGTACCTGGCACTGACGCAGGAGATGCAGACGGCGATGTTCGGCGACAGCGGCCAGTTCTCCGAGATGTGGCCGCTGGGCCCCGACTCCGTGGACGGACGGCCGCCCCGCAACATACGCATTGCCTACATCGAGGACCGGCTGCTTGAGCTGGCCAACCGCAAGTCCGCCATCCGGCTGGTGCCCAAGCGGTTCGACCTGACCGAGCAGGAACACCTCATCGCCCGTGACCATGTGCTGGTCATCAGTGAGGGTGGCCGCTCGCGCACTCGTGAGCACTTCGCCGACCGCTTCGGCATGGCCGACGCCTCCATCTACTCCCTGGACGGCGAGCACATCCAGGACGTGGTGCTCGGGCTCAGGGTCAAGTCCCGGCTGCCGGACCCGATGAGCGTGCTGCTGACCGTGGCGCAGAACCGGTTCCTGCTCAACTCGCTGCGCGGCGAAGGCTTCTTGAACATGCGCCTCACCCGGGAGGAGGCGCGCAACGTCATCGGCATCGACCCGGTGCGGCAGGTCTTCGAGGAGTGCATCGCGGCCCGGCCGTGTCTGATGAGCCGCCACGAGGACAACGAGTTCGCCTGCCCCACCCACGGCACGCTCTTCCTCCCGGCGCTGCTGCGCAGCTCACCGCTGTGGAAGCGCATCCTGGAAGGGCTGCGGCTGTTCGATGTCCCCGAAGAGGACCTCAGCGCCATCACGTCGTTCCGCCTCGACATGGTCCAGCGCCCGAGGTTCACAGCCCAGCTCACCCGCCCGACCGCGGACCGTCCGGGAACGTACGGCTTCCTCCTGGGCGACGCGGCCAACGCCATCCACTTCTGGCCCGGACGTGGCCTCAACAGCGGCGTGGCCTCGGCCGTCTCGCTGGCCCGCTCCCTCAGCCGGGTCTGGCGCGGAAGGCCGCTGCGCGACGCGGACTTCATCCGGCACGAGGCGGCGATGTCCATGCTCCAGTACCGGCACAAGAGCCGCGCCTGGAACGCTATGGTCACCACGGACGAGCGGGGCGTGACCCGGGCGATCAAGGACATCATCGACGGCAGCATGGACGGCACGGCGAAGCCGGCGGGAGCAGGTGCCGTGGGCCGGATGCCTTCCGTCCCGGCCGCAGTCCCGGTTCCGGGCTCGGCCGCGGGCTCCGGCTCCGGATCTTGGTCTGGGTCTGGGTCTGGCTCTGGGTCTGCGGAAGCCCACCTGGAGGTCCTGCTGGACCGCATGCGGGCGATACGTGAACGGCTGGCTCCCCGCATGCCGGGGCTGCCGGACGACAACGTGCTCCGGGCCCACCTCTCCAAGCTGTCACCCGCGACCCTGCGTACGCTCCAGGAGAGCGGCGCGTGGGACACGTTGATCGTCAGCGGCGAGGAAGCCGACATCGACATCTTCTACCAGCAGGACGCCCCGGTCTTCGTCCCGGCCGCCCCGCAACCGTCCCAGCCGCGCCCCGACCCCCGCAGCTCGGCTCTTCTGGGTCCGGCCTGA
- a CDS encoding S8 family serine peptidase, translating to MLAATLGAALAFGTPGALAGTLPVAPSTAPAAKAHAPAAAPASQSATWVAGTRAYLVITAPGDSSAVRSAITANGGTVFSNFDAIGVIVAHSTSSTFAATMRGVAGVQQVGATRTSDVPADAYNPALPANPAQASTPAGEPVRADMSQIKADQAWAVNPGSASVTVGILDTGVDDQHQDLAPNFDAADSVSCAYGKPDTRAGAWRDVDTHGTHVAGTVAAAKNGKGVVGVAPGVKIAAVRVAEPGNSFFFAENTICGFVWAGDHGFKVTNNSYYTDPWQFNCPDNIDQAAIIEGVKRAQEYAEGKGSLQIAAAGNENYDLAHKTTDSASPNDSTPVTRTITNACLDIPTELPGVVTVAANGTGVTKASFSNYGQGVIDVAAPGSNVYSTVPGGGYGSKSGTSMATPHVVGVAALIASANPGITPAQLRAKLAEQANDIACPSDSRCTGTTANNSFFGEGQVDALKAVGATPPPGKYFESLADFAVNDNATVESPITVTGVTGNAPATLKVGVDIKHTYIGDLKVDLVAPDGTVYTLHNHTGGSADNIAQTYTVNASSEVANGTWKLRVNDNAASDTGKIDAWNLTF from the coding sequence GTGCTGGCGGCCACACTCGGCGCCGCCCTCGCGTTCGGCACCCCGGGCGCCCTCGCCGGCACGCTGCCCGTCGCCCCCTCCACCGCGCCTGCCGCCAAGGCCCATGCTCCGGCCGCCGCGCCGGCTTCCCAGAGTGCGACCTGGGTGGCCGGGACGCGTGCCTACCTCGTGATCACCGCCCCCGGCGACAGTTCCGCGGTCCGCTCGGCGATCACGGCCAACGGCGGCACCGTCTTCTCGAACTTCGACGCCATCGGCGTGATCGTCGCCCACTCGACGTCCAGCACCTTCGCCGCCACCATGCGCGGCGTCGCGGGCGTGCAGCAGGTCGGCGCCACGCGTACCTCGGACGTCCCGGCCGACGCCTACAACCCGGCGCTCCCGGCCAATCCGGCCCAGGCCTCGACCCCGGCCGGAGAACCGGTCCGGGCCGACATGAGCCAGATCAAGGCCGACCAGGCCTGGGCCGTCAACCCGGGCTCCGCCTCCGTCACGGTCGGCATCCTGGACACCGGTGTGGACGACCAGCACCAGGACCTGGCGCCCAACTTCGACGCGGCCGACTCGGTCTCCTGTGCCTACGGCAAGCCCGACACCCGTGCCGGCGCGTGGCGGGACGTCGACACGCACGGCACTCACGTAGCGGGCACCGTCGCCGCGGCCAAGAACGGCAAGGGCGTCGTCGGCGTCGCACCCGGGGTGAAGATCGCCGCGGTCCGGGTCGCCGAGCCGGGCAACTCCTTCTTCTTCGCCGAGAACACCATCTGCGGCTTCGTCTGGGCCGGTGACCACGGCTTCAAGGTCACCAACAACAGCTATTACACGGACCCGTGGCAGTTCAACTGCCCGGACAACATCGACCAGGCCGCCATCATCGAGGGCGTCAAGCGCGCCCAGGAGTACGCCGAGGGCAAGGGTTCCCTCCAGATCGCCGCGGCGGGCAACGAGAACTACGACCTCGCCCACAAGACGACGGACTCCGCGAGCCCGAACGACTCGACGCCGGTCACCCGCACCATCACCAACGCCTGCCTCGACATCCCGACCGAGCTGCCGGGCGTGGTCACGGTCGCGGCCAACGGCACCGGCGTCACCAAGGCCTCGTTCTCCAACTACGGTCAGGGCGTCATCGACGTCGCGGCGCCGGGCAGCAACGTGTACTCCACCGTCCCCGGCGGCGGCTACGGCAGCAAGAGCGGCACCTCGATGGCCACCCCGCACGTGGTCGGCGTGGCGGCACTCATCGCCAGCGCCAATCCCGGCATCACCCCGGCGCAGCTCCGCGCCAAGCTGGCCGAGCAGGCCAACGACATCGCCTGCCCCTCGGACAGCCGCTGCACGGGCACGACAGCCAACAACTCCTTCTTCGGCGAAGGACAGGTCGACGCCCTCAAGGCCGTCGGGGCCACTCCCCCGCCCGGCAAGTACTTCGAGAGCCTCGCGGACTTCGCCGTCAACGACAACGCGACCGTGGAGAGCCCGATCACCGTCACCGGTGTGACCGGCAACGCCCCGGCCACCCTCAAGGTCGGTGTGGACATCAAGCACACCTACATCGGTGACCTGAAGGTCGACCTGGTGGCGCCGGACGGCACCGTCTACACGCTGCACAACCACACCGGCGGGAGCGCCGACAACATCGCCCAGACCTACACCGTGAACGCCTCCTCGGAGGTCGCGAACGGCACCTGGAAACTGCGCGTCAACGACAACGCCGCCTCCGACACCGGCAAGATCGACGCCTGGAACCTGACCTTCTAG
- a CDS encoding fumarylacetoacetate hydrolase family protein gives MNEFSPGHDSVAQAADRLLLAAADRVPCPPVRDLIGSDDVKAAYAVQELLTARRLEAGGRITGRKIGLTSPAVQQQLGVEQPDFGVLFADMSVADGASVPVDELLQPKVEAEIAFVLGADLAEGTLDAAQIRAAVAHAVPALEIVDSRIAGWDITFGDTVADNGSSALYVLGTPAKPLTEFEPVEAAMTLERGGETVSRGNGAACLGDPLAALAWLARTARDVGDPLRAGQVVLSGALGPMVPAAAGDVFSAEITGLGSVSVRFHTSGDEGASA, from the coding sequence ATGAACGAGTTCTCTCCCGGTCACGACTCCGTGGCTCAGGCGGCCGATCGCCTGCTGCTCGCCGCCGCCGACCGTGTGCCCTGTCCACCGGTGCGTGATCTGATCGGCAGCGACGACGTGAAGGCGGCCTACGCCGTCCAAGAGCTGCTGACCGCGCGCCGCCTCGAAGCGGGCGGCCGGATCACCGGCCGCAAGATCGGCCTCACCTCCCCCGCCGTGCAGCAGCAACTGGGCGTGGAGCAGCCGGACTTCGGGGTGCTGTTCGCGGACATGAGCGTCGCGGACGGGGCATCCGTACCGGTCGACGAGCTGCTCCAGCCGAAGGTCGAGGCGGAGATCGCGTTCGTGCTGGGCGCCGACCTCGCCGAGGGGACGCTCGACGCCGCGCAGATCCGGGCCGCGGTGGCGCATGCCGTCCCCGCCCTGGAGATCGTGGACAGCCGGATCGCCGGCTGGGACATCACCTTCGGCGACACCGTCGCCGACAACGGCTCCTCCGCGCTCTACGTCCTCGGCACCCCGGCCAAGCCGCTCACCGAGTTCGAGCCGGTCGAGGCCGCCATGACCCTCGAACGGGGTGGGGAGACCGTCTCCCGCGGCAACGGCGCAGCCTGTCTGGGCGATCCGCTGGCCGCCCTGGCCTGGCTCGCCCGCACCGCGCGCGACGTCGGCGATCCGCTGCGCGCGGGCCAGGTCGTGCTGTCCGGCGCGCTCGGCCCGATGGTGCCCGCCGCCGCCGGAGACGTGTTCAGCGCCGAGATCACCGGGCTCGGCTCCGTCTCCGTCCGCTTCCACACTTCCGGCGACGAAGGAGCCTCCGCATGA
- a CDS encoding serine/threonine-protein kinase gives MHNQDDASSAVGEERLVAGRYRLLSVLGEGGMGTVWRARDQVLGRDVAVKEVRASIELPAERSRQMYVRLEREAWAAARVNARGVVTVHDVVNFDDRPWIVMELVRGRSLADVISSEGSLAPREVARIGVEVLAALRAAHTAGVLHRDVKPANVLLADEGRIVLTDFGIASVEGSTALTMTGEVVGSPEYLAPERALGRTPGTASDLWSLGALLYTAVQGRSPFRRTSALSTLRAVVDDELPPPHRAGPLTAVIEGLMRKDPEERMGAEEAMSELVQCADELAAPAETAGADPGVTTSSATGGITAAVTAAVPATEKAPIEATSAATAAAEVPEAQATPAPLGTFGPPRSSSAFGPAAALPAPAAGFGQDGTSGPASAPLSRRRTYLVGAVAIALVLAGAGLTYTLMNQSDDKAGKDAETTSTGTASKPVSVAVTGNATTFDGSCPGGEGQAPWFTATFKTDRAPVQFSYRWVSDNGAVVDREWRTLSFREGDPTSKTETVRLSTWAQEGTLKSAMAVEIKSPFDTKSNSVPFSITCRSNGE, from the coding sequence ATGCACAACCAGGACGATGCCTCGTCGGCGGTCGGCGAGGAGAGGTTGGTCGCTGGTCGGTACCGGCTGCTGTCCGTGCTCGGCGAGGGCGGGATGGGCACCGTGTGGCGGGCCCGCGACCAAGTGCTCGGCCGTGACGTCGCGGTGAAGGAGGTGCGTGCCTCCATCGAGCTGCCCGCCGAGCGCAGCAGGCAGATGTACGTCCGGCTGGAGCGGGAGGCGTGGGCGGCGGCGCGGGTCAACGCTCGAGGAGTCGTGACCGTCCATGACGTGGTGAACTTCGACGACCGGCCGTGGATCGTGATGGAGCTCGTGCGTGGCCGCTCCCTCGCCGACGTGATCAGCTCAGAGGGCTCCCTGGCACCGCGCGAGGTCGCGCGGATCGGTGTCGAGGTACTCGCCGCTCTGCGTGCGGCCCACACTGCCGGCGTGCTGCACCGCGACGTGAAGCCCGCCAACGTGCTGCTCGCCGACGAGGGCCGCATCGTCCTGACGGACTTCGGCATAGCCAGTGTGGAGGGCAGCACCGCGCTGACGATGACGGGTGAGGTGGTCGGATCGCCCGAATACCTCGCTCCCGAGCGGGCGTTGGGCCGGACCCCAGGCACCGCTTCCGATCTCTGGTCACTCGGGGCGCTCCTCTACACGGCCGTACAGGGACGTTCGCCGTTCCGCCGTACGAGTGCCCTGTCGACGCTGCGTGCCGTCGTGGATGACGAGTTGCCTCCGCCGCATCGGGCCGGACCGTTGACGGCGGTCATCGAGGGGCTCATGCGCAAGGACCCTGAGGAGCGCATGGGTGCCGAGGAGGCCATGAGCGAACTCGTGCAATGTGCAGATGAGTTGGCGGCCCCGGCCGAGACAGCGGGCGCCGATCCGGGGGTGACCACGTCTTCGGCGACGGGTGGCATCACTGCCGCGGTCACCGCGGCGGTGCCGGCTACGGAGAAGGCACCGATCGAGGCCACCTCGGCTGCCACGGCTGCGGCGGAGGTGCCCGAGGCTCAGGCCACGCCTGCGCCGCTGGGCACGTTCGGTCCTCCTCGCAGTAGCTCGGCGTTCGGGCCCGCCGCAGCCCTACCGGCCCCGGCGGCCGGATTCGGGCAGGATGGCACGTCGGGGCCCGCCTCCGCTCCGCTCAGCCGTCGTAGGACATATCTGGTGGGGGCGGTGGCCATCGCGCTGGTTCTGGCCGGCGCGGGTCTCACCTACACGTTGATGAACCAGAGCGATGACAAGGCCGGCAAGGACGCCGAAACCACCAGCACCGGCACTGCGTCCAAGCCTGTGTCGGTGGCTGTCACCGGCAACGCAACCACGTTCGACGGGAGTTGCCCGGGCGGAGAAGGTCAGGCGCCCTGGTTCACCGCTACGTTCAAGACGGACCGGGCTCCGGTCCAGTTCTCGTACCGGTGGGTGTCCGACAACGGAGCTGTGGTGGATCGGGAGTGGCGGACTCTGTCATTCCGTGAAGGTGACCCGACGAGCAAGACGGAGACGGTGCGCCTGTCGACGTGGGCACAGGAAGGAACGTTGAAGAGCGCGATGGCCGTGGAGATCAAGTCGCCGTTCGACACGAAGTCCAACTCTGTGCCGTTTTCCATCACTTGCCGATCGAACGGTGAGTGA
- a CDS encoding MSMEG_0570 family nitrogen starvation response protein has product MPEMYFHVRWPDGVTQRCYSPSTVIEDYFVPGGQYALAEFVERSRTALGIAGERVKEKFGFFCTGASDQLAQIERTAAVYAAVSGAKVTVESLTGADGSTR; this is encoded by the coding sequence ATGCCCGAGATGTATTTTCATGTGCGCTGGCCCGATGGTGTGACGCAGCGCTGCTATTCCCCCTCCACGGTCATCGAGGACTACTTCGTTCCCGGCGGCCAGTATGCGCTTGCGGAATTCGTCGAGCGCAGCCGTACGGCACTCGGTATCGCCGGGGAACGCGTGAAGGAGAAGTTCGGCTTCTTCTGCACCGGCGCCTCCGACCAGCTCGCACAGATCGAGCGGACCGCCGCCGTGTACGCCGCCGTCAGCGGCGCCAAGGTCACGGTCGAATCCCTGACCGGCGCCGACGGGAGCACTCGGTGA
- a CDS encoding spore-associated protein, producing the protein MNIIQRAAAVGAVTAAVVGALGAVAPQAGAATPLAKYNGVCGAGYAVVDSAPVGTAGTVYLTYNPSTGQDCVVTVRARPGTAVSMLAAVTDAQDVDPEFDDGSYTTYAGPVYIGHPGHCVSYWGRISGQSGGANNVHCTPLTD; encoded by the coding sequence ATGAACATCATTCAGCGTGCCGCAGCGGTCGGAGCGGTCACAGCTGCCGTGGTCGGCGCCCTGGGGGCCGTCGCACCGCAGGCAGGGGCGGCGACGCCCCTGGCGAAGTACAACGGTGTCTGCGGGGCGGGCTACGCGGTGGTCGACTCGGCACCGGTCGGTACGGCGGGCACGGTCTACCTGACGTACAACCCCTCCACGGGACAGGACTGCGTGGTCACGGTGCGCGCCCGTCCCGGCACCGCCGTGTCCATGCTGGCGGCAGTCACGGACGCCCAGGACGTCGACCCCGAGTTCGATGACGGTTCTTACACGACGTACGCCGGCCCGGTGTACATCGGCCACCCCGGGCACTGTGTGAGCTACTGGGGACGGATCTCCGGGCAGAGCGGTGGAGCGAACAACGTGCACTGCACACCCTTGACCGACTGA
- a CDS encoding MSMEG_0569 family flavin-dependent oxidoreductase has protein sequence MSSAAAIRPVGALPDSLTGRGGAPIPVVVVGGGQAGLSMSYCLGQRGVEHVVIEANRVGHEWRERRWDSFCLVTPNWQCRLPGYPYQGEDPDGFMVRDEIVRYLEDYVSFFRPPLVEGVTVTRLRRSPSGVFELSTTAGDFTAEQVVVATGPYHTPSVPPMAQRLPDRVTQVHSSRYRSPDQLPEGAVLVVGTGQSGCQIAEDLHLAGRQVHLAVGSAPRVARFYRGRDCVAWLDDMGHYDKSIDEFDDADAVRMRVNHYVTGRDGGRDIDLRAFARDGMRLYGRLTAVTGTDLEFADDLKVNLDHADAVAEGIKDAIDAHIAAHGIDVPTEPRYVPVWEPNEQPRELDLEAAGITSVIWSTGFRRDHRWIEAPVFDGRGYPMHWRGATGTPGLHFLGLPWQYSWGSGRFEAVGRDAAFLADHIDASRRLADVCGTLTGAPSELASALPIG, from the coding sequence GTGAGTTCGGCTGCGGCGATACGGCCGGTCGGCGCCCTTCCTGACAGCCTGACGGGCAGGGGCGGTGCACCGATCCCGGTGGTCGTGGTCGGCGGCGGTCAGGCGGGGCTCTCGATGAGCTACTGCCTCGGTCAGCGCGGTGTCGAACACGTCGTCATCGAGGCGAACCGGGTCGGGCACGAGTGGCGCGAGCGGCGCTGGGACTCCTTCTGCCTGGTGACCCCCAACTGGCAGTGCAGGCTGCCTGGTTATCCGTATCAGGGCGAGGATCCGGACGGGTTCATGGTCCGTGACGAGATCGTCCGGTACCTGGAGGACTATGTCTCCTTCTTCCGGCCGCCACTGGTGGAGGGTGTGACGGTCACCCGGCTGCGCCGCTCGCCGAGCGGGGTGTTCGAACTGTCCACCACCGCCGGGGACTTCACCGCCGAGCAGGTGGTCGTCGCCACCGGCCCGTACCACACGCCGTCCGTCCCGCCGATGGCCCAGCGCCTGCCCGACCGCGTCACCCAGGTCCACTCCTCCCGCTACCGCAGCCCCGACCAGCTCCCCGAAGGCGCCGTCCTCGTGGTCGGCACCGGCCAGTCCGGCTGCCAGATCGCCGAGGACCTCCACCTCGCCGGGCGCCAGGTGCACCTGGCCGTCGGCAGCGCCCCTCGCGTGGCCCGCTTCTACCGCGGCCGCGACTGCGTGGCCTGGCTCGACGACATGGGCCACTACGACAAGTCCATCGACGAGTTCGACGACGCCGACGCCGTGCGCATGCGGGTCAACCACTACGTCACCGGCCGCGACGGCGGCCGCGACATCGACCTGCGCGCCTTCGCCCGAGACGGCATGCGGCTGTACGGGCGGCTCACCGCAGTCACCGGCACCGATCTGGAGTTCGCCGACGACCTGAAGGTGAACCTCGACCACGCGGATGCGGTCGCCGAGGGCATCAAGGACGCCATCGACGCGCACATCGCCGCGCACGGCATCGACGTCCCGACCGAGCCCCGGTACGTCCCGGTGTGGGAGCCGAACGAGCAGCCGCGCGAACTGGACCTGGAGGCCGCCGGTATCACCTCGGTGATCTGGTCGACCGGCTTCCGCCGCGACCACCGGTGGATCGAGGCACCCGTCTTCGACGGCCGCGGCTACCCGATGCACTGGCGCGGCGCCACCGGGACGCCCGGCCTCCACTTTCTCGGTCTGCCCTGGCAGTACTCGTGGGGTTCGGGCCGCTTCGAGGCGGTCGGCCGGGACGCCGCGTTCCTCGCCGACCACATCGACGCCTCGCGCCGCCTGGCCGACGTGTGCGGCACCCTCACCGGAGCCCCCAGCGAACTCGCCTCCGCCCTACCGATCGGCTGA
- a CDS encoding IclR family transcriptional regulator: MSDDAPSGVLSKALAVLQAFTVEDTTLGFTELRRRTGFAKSTLHRVLGDLVAARLLDRVQERYRLSGLVFELGMRASVERGLLEVATPFLEDLYERTHELVHLGTREGTEVVYVAKVGGHQQANSPSRLGGRMPLHATALGKVLLSQAPDDVRETVLGGPLERKAPRTITNVEVLTRQLSDVVTQGVAFEYEESAVGIVCVAAGIFGPSDDIMAAVSVTGPVHRFQPARHASSVRAAAAGISATLCRREELRSH, encoded by the coding sequence TTGAGCGACGACGCGCCGAGCGGCGTCCTGAGCAAGGCGCTCGCCGTGCTGCAGGCGTTCACCGTCGAGGACACGACCCTGGGCTTCACCGAACTCCGGCGGCGTACGGGTTTCGCGAAGAGCACCCTGCACCGGGTGCTCGGGGACCTGGTGGCGGCCCGGCTGCTGGACCGCGTCCAGGAGCGTTACCGCCTGTCGGGGCTCGTCTTCGAGCTCGGGATGCGCGCGTCGGTCGAGCGTGGGCTGCTCGAAGTGGCCACGCCGTTTCTCGAGGACCTGTACGAGCGCACGCACGAACTCGTCCATCTGGGCACCCGCGAGGGAACAGAGGTCGTGTACGTCGCCAAGGTGGGCGGCCACCAGCAGGCCAACTCCCCCTCCCGGCTCGGCGGCCGCATGCCGCTGCACGCGACGGCCCTCGGGAAGGTGCTGCTGAGCCAAGCCCCGGACGACGTGCGGGAGACCGTGCTGGGCGGACCCCTGGAGCGCAAGGCACCGCGGACGATCACCAATGTCGAGGTGCTGACGCGCCAACTGTCGGACGTCGTCACCCAGGGGGTGGCCTTCGAGTACGAGGAGTCGGCGGTCGGCATCGTCTGCGTGGCCGCCGGGATCTTCGGTCCGTCGGACGACATCATGGCGGCGGTCAGTGTGACGGGCCCGGTGCACCGGTTCCAGCCCGCCCGGCACGCCTCCAGTGTGCGAGCCGCCGCGGCCGGGATTTCCGCGACGCTCTGCCGTCGCGAGGAGCTGCGCAGCCACTGA